The genomic DNA AAGGTCAGCGAAGGCGCAAGCTTCATCGACGACCTCGGCGCGGACTCGCTCGACACCGTCGAACTGGTCATGGCTTTCGAAGAAGAATTCGGCGTTGAAATCCCGGACGACGCTGCTGACTCGATCCTGACTGTCGGCGACGCCGTCAAGTTCATCGAAAAGGCTCAGGCCTAATACCTTAAAGCGGCTTCGGCCGTGGACGGGCCGCCTAAAGCGGCCCGTTTCAGCCCAGGGAAGTGGGCTATCCCGCGCTGAGCGGGGATTTCGATCAGCAAGCGTTTCCCGCATATCCCTCTGATCGTGAATAAGAACCTTAAAATGGATGCCCGGATCGGGTTCGTTACACGTGGTCCGATCCGGCTCTGAAATGGAAAAGTCAGGGTGGGTCGCGGACTATGAGACGTGTCGTTATCACCGGTACCGGCATGGTATCTCCCTTGGGTTGCGGAACTGAGGCGACGTGGGCGCGCCTGCTTGCCGGGCACAATGCCGCGCGCAAGGTGACCGAATTCGAGGTCGAGGACCTTCCTGCCAAGATTGCCTGCCGCATTCCCTTCGGCGACGGCACCGATGCTACCTTCAATGCCGACGACTGGATGGAGCCGAAGGAGCAGCGCAAGGTCGATCCGTTCATCGTCTACGCGATGGCTGCGGCCGACATGGCGCTGGCCGATGCCGGCTGGAAGCCGGAGAACGATGAAGACCAGATCGCGACCGGCGTGCTGATCGGTTCGGGCATCGGCGGTCTCGAAGGCATCGTCGAAGGCGGCTACACGCTGCGCGACAAGGGTCCCCGCCGCATCTCGCCGTTCTTCATTCCCGGCCGGCTCATCAATCTTGCCTCGGGCCAGGTGTCGATCCGCCACAAGTTGCGCGGTCCGAACCACTCTGTCGTCACCGCCTGTTCGACCGGCGCGCATGCGATCGGCGACGCGAGCCGCCTGATCGCGCTCGGCGATGCCGACGTCATGGTGGCCGGTGGTGCGGAATCGCCGATCTGCCGGATCTCGCTCGCCGGCTTTGCCGCCTGCAAGGCGCTATCGACCCAGCACAATGACGATCCGCAGAAGGCCTCGCGCCCCTACGATATCGACCGTGACGGTTTCGTCATGGGCGAGGGCGCCGGCGTCGTCATCCTCGAAGAGCTCGAGCATGCCAAGGCCCGTGGCGCCAAGATCTATGCGGAAGTCGTCGGCTACGGCCTTTCGGGCGATGCGTTTCACATCACCGCTCCGTCGGAAGATGGCGACGGTGCCTATCGCTGCATGCAGATGGCGCTGAAGCGAGCCGGCCTGACGGCTGCCGATATCGACTACATCAACGCCCACGGCACCTCCACCATGGCCGACACGATCGAGCTTGGCGCCGTCGAGCGCCTGGTCGGCGAACACGCGTCGAAGATCTCGATGTCCTCGACCAAGTCGGCCATCGGCCACCTGCTCGGCGCTGCCGGCGCGGTGGAAGCGATCTTCTCGGCGCTGGCGATCCGCGACAACATTGCGCCGCCGACGCTGAACCTCGACAATCCGTCGATCGAGACGAAGATCGACCTCGTGCCGCATGTCGCGCGCAAGCGCGAAATCAACGTGGCGCTCTCGAATTCCTTCGGCTTCGGCGGCACCAACGCCTCGTTGGTCCTGCGCCGCTACACCGGCGCCTGATCGCGCGCCCGGAGCGTCGCTTGAGCCAATTGTCGCGCCGACCGTCAAAGGCGGCGCGATGATCCAGCTTTTGCCGTATTGCTCGCTACAAGCATGTGGTGGGAGGAGGCGTCGTCACGGAAGACGGCGCTCGCCGACCGCGATGTTCGCGCAAGGCATATCTGTCAGATTGCCCTTCAGTCATTGCCTGGAATTGCGGTTTGCCGGGTTTTTGCCGCGGGCCGTGGTTCCGGATTAAAGTGTCGGTCGTCCGCCGCGTTCTCTTGAACGGACGGTGATTCGACACATTTCTGTGGTTCTTCGGTGAGATTGCACCGACTGCGGATTTTTGAGTAACTGCGGACGTCGGCCTTCTGGGCGGCACCGTTTTATAAATTTGACCTATGCCTGCCACGGTCCAGTCCGAAATTCGCACCGGAAGCAGGAAGAGAATGAGGCCGCGAATTTCGGGTTCGGGATAATCGTGAGCGACTCAAACGATAACGGCGCGGCGCAATTTGGCCGCAGTGAAAACGCGAGCAACGGACCGATCATTCCGAAATCGGCAAACGAGGCCCTGCGTCCGGAAAAAGTGCCGCAACCGCCGAAACGATCGCGCAAGGCCCGCAGCCAGGTCGTGATCTTCCTGAACTTTGTCATGACCGTCATTGTCTTTGCAGCGCTCGCCGCTGCCGGCACGGTCTATTATGCGATGCACCAGTACGAAAAGCCGGGTCCGCTGCAGGCGAACCAGAACTTCATCGTCCGGGGCGGCGCCGGCATGAGCGAGATCGCCAGCGGGCTCGAGCGCGGCAACATCATCACCGATGCGCGCGTTTTCCGTTTCGTTTCCGAAGCCTACCTCGACAATGAGACGCTGAAGGCCGGCGAATATGAGATCAAGGCCGGCTCGTCGATGCAGGAGGTCATGCAGCTCCTGAAGTCGGGCAAGTCGATCCTCTACTCCGTCTCCCTGCCGGAAGGCCTGACCGTCAAGCAGATGTTCCACAGGCTGGCCGACGATCCGGTGCTCGTCGGCGACCTGCCGACGGAGCTGCCGCCGGAAGGCACCCTGATGCCGGACACCTACAAGTTCACGCGCGGCACCAAGCGCGGCGAGATCGTCCAGCAGATGGCCGCAGCCCAGAAGGTGCTGGTCGGCCAGATCTGGGAAAAGCGCGATCCCAACCTGCCGGTGTCGACGGTTGAGGAGCTCGTGACGCTTGCCTCGATCGTGGAGAAGGAAACCGGTCGCGCCGACGAGCGTCCGCGCGTCGCCTCCGTCTTCATCAACCGGCTCGACAAGGGCATGCGGCTGCAATCCGACCCGACGATCATCTATGGCATCTTCGGCGGTGACGGTAAGCCGGCCGACCGGCCGATCCTGAAGTCGGACATCGACAAGCAGACGCCTTACAACACCTATATCATCAAGGGGCTGCCGCCGACGCCGATCGCCAATCCTGGTCGTGCAGCGCTGGAAGCGGTCGCCAATCCGTCGCGCACGCCTGAGCTTTACTTCGTTGCCGATGGCACGGGCGGCCACGTCTTTGCCGAGACGCTCGACGAGCACAATGCGAATGTCCGCCGCTGGCGCAAGGTCGAGGCAGAGCGGGCGGCAGAAGCGGCGAAGGCTGCGGCTGACGCGGGCACCGCCGAGCCGGCAGCCACGCAGCCGCAATAACGCCGGCTGCTGGCGGCGCATAGCCGCGCAGCGGTGCTTGCATTGTGGACGGACGAATCACGGCGCGGATATCCCTTGCGGGATGCCGCGCCGTCGCCTTATTGCTTCTGCTGAAACCGCAACGGAGGTGATGATGCCGCTCCAATCGATGACCGGCTTTGCCCGGAGAGAAGGCAGCAGCGGCCGCCGTCGTTGGGCCTGGGAGCTGCGCTCCGTCAACGGCAAGGGCCTGGACCTCAGGCTGCGCCTGCCGCAGGGGCTCGAGCGCTTCGAGCCCGAGGTGCGCAAGCTCGCAGCGGAGTATTTTTCCCGCGGCAATCTTCAGGTCGGCCTCTCCGTCAGCGGCGGCGAGGCGGCCGTCGAGGCCGTGGTCAACCAGGCAGCTTTGACGGCGGTGCTGAACCTGCGCGGCCAACTCGGTGATCTCGTCGATCCCGCGCCACTCCGGTTCGACACGCTTCTCACTATCCGCGGCATCGTCGACTTCCGCGAGCCGGAAGAAAGCGAAGAAGAGCGTGCGGCGCTCGATGCCGGTATCCTGGCAGGTCTGGCGGGTGCGCTCGCCGATTTGCGCGCGATGCGAGAAGATGAGGGCGCGGCACTCTGTCAGATCCTGCTGGGACAGGTCGAGACGATCGAGCGGCTGACGGCGACGGTTGAGTCCGACCCGTCACGTAGCGCCGCTGCGATTGCCGATCG from Ensifer adhaerens includes the following:
- a CDS encoding acyl carrier protein; translation: MSDIAERVKKIVIDHLGVDAEKVSEGASFIDDLGADSLDTVELVMAFEEEFGVEIPDDAADSILTVGDAVKFIEKAQA
- the fabF gene encoding beta-ketoacyl-ACP synthase II, whose amino-acid sequence is MRRVVITGTGMVSPLGCGTEATWARLLAGHNAARKVTEFEVEDLPAKIACRIPFGDGTDATFNADDWMEPKEQRKVDPFIVYAMAAADMALADAGWKPENDEDQIATGVLIGSGIGGLEGIVEGGYTLRDKGPRRISPFFIPGRLINLASGQVSIRHKLRGPNHSVVTACSTGAHAIGDASRLIALGDADVMVAGGAESPICRISLAGFAACKALSTQHNDDPQKASRPYDIDRDGFVMGEGAGVVILEELEHAKARGAKIYAEVVGYGLSGDAFHITAPSEDGDGAYRCMQMALKRAGLTAADIDYINAHGTSTMADTIELGAVERLVGEHASKISMSSTKSAIGHLLGAAGAVEAIFSALAIRDNIAPPTLNLDNPSIETKIDLVPHVARKREINVALSNSFGFGGTNASLVLRRYTGA
- the mltG gene encoding endolytic transglycosylase MltG produces the protein MSDSNDNGAAQFGRSENASNGPIIPKSANEALRPEKVPQPPKRSRKARSQVVIFLNFVMTVIVFAALAAAGTVYYAMHQYEKPGPLQANQNFIVRGGAGMSEIASGLERGNIITDARVFRFVSEAYLDNETLKAGEYEIKAGSSMQEVMQLLKSGKSILYSVSLPEGLTVKQMFHRLADDPVLVGDLPTELPPEGTLMPDTYKFTRGTKRGEIVQQMAAAQKVLVGQIWEKRDPNLPVSTVEELVTLASIVEKETGRADERPRVASVFINRLDKGMRLQSDPTIIYGIFGGDGKPADRPILKSDIDKQTPYNTYIIKGLPPTPIANPGRAALEAVANPSRTPELYFVADGTGGHVFAETLDEHNANVRRWRKVEAERAAEAAKAAADAGTAEPAATQPQ
- a CDS encoding YicC/YloC family endoribonuclease, which translates into the protein MPLQSMTGFARREGSSGRRRWAWELRSVNGKGLDLRLRLPQGLERFEPEVRKLAAEYFSRGNLQVGLSVSGGEAAVEAVVNQAALTAVLNLRGQLGDLVDPAPLRFDTLLTIRGIVDFREPEESEEERAALDAGILAGLAGALADLRAMREDEGAALCQILLGQVETIERLTATVESDPSRSAAAIADRLAQQVALVMDNGSSLDRDRLHAEVALLATKADLREEIDRLGSHIVAARELLSKGGPVGRKLDFLAQEFNRESNTICSKSNAAAVSAAGIELKVVIDQFREQVQNLE